Part of the Permianibacter fluminis genome, GCGCGATCTGGAAACGGCGATTGCGCTGAAACCCACCCATCTGTCCTGGTATCAGCTGACCATCGAACCCAATACCCGGTTTGCATTCGATCCGCCGGCGCTGCCGGATGACGAGGTATTGTCCGACATTCAGGACGCCGGCCACGCGCTGCTGCAGGCCAGCGGCTATCCGCGCTACGAAGTGTCCGCCTATGCGCCGCCGGCGCGACGTGCGCTGCACAACCTGAATTACTGGCAGTTTGGTGATTACCTCGGCATTGGTGCCGGCGCTCACGGCAAGATCACCGACTTGCAGCATCAGCGCGCCTATCGCCTGCACAAGAAAAAACACCCGAAGGATTATCTGGCCGCCGGCAGCGATTTCATCGCCGGCGAAACCACGATCACCGCCGATGATATGCCGTTTGAATTCATGATGAATGCACTGCGCCTGGTCGATGGCTTGCCAGCGGAGTTTTACGGCGCCCGCACCGGCTTGCGCCTGGATGCGCTCAGCAAGGTATTGCAGCGCGGCCGCGATGACGGTTTGTTGCAAGCTGACAGTGAACGGCTGGCACCGACTGACACTGGCCTGCGCTATCTCAACAGCGTACTGCAGCGCTTTATGGCTGATGAGCTGGCGCGGCACGGTGATCGCAAAATCATTCCGATTGTGAGCGGCTGAACATGACAACGGATTTGGCCAACGCACCGCTGCCGGACGGTTTTCGTCAGCATGATCACCTGTACGATGCGCTCGGTCTGCGCTGCCCGGAGCCGGTGATGATGCTGCGGCTGAAAATGCGTCAGCTTGGTGCCGGTGAGACTTTGCTGGTCGTCGCCGACGATCCGGCCACCACCCGCGACATTCCCAAATTCTGCGCCTTTATGGAGCATCGGCTGCTGCGCAGCCGGACTGCGGAATTGCCGTATCTGTATCTGCTGGCAAAAGGGCTGGGCTGATCCCGGTTCACCTGAAACTGGTTCAGCTGAAACCGGTTCAGCTGAATCCGGTTCAGTATTTCTCGTACTGCTGGAAGCCTTCGCCCGCTTGACTGCCAACCGCTGGCGCCTGAGGGTGTTCGCGCACGACCACCTGGTCACGGCCATTTTGTTTGGCGCAATAAAGCGCTTCATCGGCGCGACGCATCAGTTCAGCCAGACCTTCATCGGCTTCGCTCAGTACGGTGACGCCAATCGAGATGCTGGGCTGGTGCTTGTTGGTCAGTGCCGGAATCGCGCTCAGTTTGAAATCCTCGCGCAAGCGTTCGAGAATTTGGCGGGCAATGGTCAGGCTGGTGTGCGGCAGCATCAGGATAAATTCTTCACCACCGACCCGGCCAATCAAATCGGTTTGCCGCAGCGATTGCTGACACAGCCTGGCAAAGTGTTTCAGTACCTCGTCGCCGGCAGCGTGGCCAAAACGATCGTTAATGCTCTTGAACTGATCCAGATCGATTGCAGCCAGACAGAGTGGCAGCCGGTAGCGCCGCGACCGGTCAATTTCCAGTTGCGCTTCCTGCATCACGCTGCGCCGATTGGGCAAGCCGGTCAGCTCATCGGTGTGGGCCAGTTCGTCAAGTTTGCGGCGAACCTGACGGCCCTTGTAGATCGAGTACAACAGAAACAGCGTTGACAGCAGCGATAGCAACGCAACTGCAACATAAAGCCAGAGGCGCTGGCGCTGTTGCTGCAACGCCGCTTCCTGCAGGGCGTTCTGCTGACGCAGCAACTCGTTCTGCTGCTCCTGCCGCTCGGAATCAAAGCGCACCCGCAATTCCTGCAACTGCCGGTCCGACTCGCCGCGAAAACTGGCCTCATGCAACTGGTGAAAAGTCCGATACGCCTCGTAGGCCTGCTCATATAGCCGCTGTTCTGCCAGCAGCATGGCCCGGCGCTCCCAGATCACCGGCTCTTTCCAGTCCTGGTCCGTTTTCTTGGCCAGCAGCTCGGCATCCTGCAGCCAGCGCATGGCCTCGTCGTAGTGATTCAGTTTGCCGGCCAGATCGGCACGAGTGACTTTGCTGTTGATCACCATCGCGTGATCTTCGGCTTGCTCGAACAACGGCTGGGCCGCATCGAGCAGGTTTTTCGCTTCGTCGAATTGGCCAGTTTCGACCGCGATATGGGCCAGTTGCTGCTGGGCATAAGCAACGCCCTGCCGGTCGCCCCGCTTGCGTGACAACTCCAGCGACCAGCCGAAATGCCGACGCGCTTCCGGCCAGTTCTTGCTGTCGCGATACATGGTGCCGATGCCATACACCGCAATCGACAATTTGATATCGGAATGGCTGCGCTGAAACGAGTTGACCGCTTCACGGTAGTAGCGCAAAGCGTTTTCGGTGTCCTGCTGACGGGCATAGAGATTGGCAATCAAGGCGGCGATGTCGCCGCGCGAAACCCGGGCGTCATCTTCCTGCGCCAGCGCATACGCGCGCTGCATATCAGCAAGTGCGCCCGGCAAATCGGTCAGTGACAGCAACAGCGAGCCGCGCGCATTCAGCACTTCAACCAGCACTTGCTGTTGCTCCGGGGTATCGGCCGACAACTGGTCCAGCAGCCGGTTGACCGCGGGCAAGGCCTGCGCGGATTGGCCGAGTAAATCCTGCGCCAGCGCGCGAATCAATTGCAGCCGGATCGCCAGTGGCGTCAGCAGCAGTTGGCCACCCGGTGCCGGTGGCAGCAGGGCCAGACCGGCATCCGCCTCGTTCAGGGCTTCACGGCCGCGGGTCAGCATCGCCTGCGCCTCGGCGGCCAGCAGATGCAATTCCGCTTTTTGCTCCGGGCTTTGCCCGGCTTGGGCTTGCAACGGCTCGACAGCCGCCAGCACGGCAGCCGGATCGCGGCCGAGCTCGGCCTCCAGCTCGGGATACTGGTCGGCCTGGCACACCGCCACCATGCTGCCGATCAGCAGCCATCGCCACATGCTTGTCATTCCTCGCCCCTCGCCGGACAAGGATAGTCGGCAGGACGGCGGCCCGATGGATACCTGCTCACGCCAGCACAGTCACCGGCATGCCGGCTTGCAGCGGGCCGCTGCCGCGGGCGATCGCATTGACCGCGAACATCACCTTGCCGGCGTCCTTGCGGAATTTGGCCAGCGTGCGCAGCGGCTCCTGGCGGCCGTGCATCTGGCCGGTGGCCGGGTCGAGCGTGGTGACCTGACAACGGGCGCAGGGCTTGACCAGGTCAATCTCGATGTCACCAATGCGCAGCCGCTGCCAGCCGTCTTCGGTCCAGGCCTCGGCGCCGCTCAGCACCAGATTGGGTCGGAACCGCGCCATGGTCAGCGATTCGCCGATGCGGGCGTTCAAATCGGCCAGCGAGGCGGTATTGGCGATGAGCAGCGGAAAGCCATCGGCGAAGCTGACTTCATCGCTGGCGCGGCCGTAGTCGCGGTCCACCGGCCGGCGCGCCTCGGCATCCATGAACACGGCCCGGACCGGTTGCGCCAGCGCGCGGCTGAACCAGGCGTTGACGGGCTCGGGCGCGACGATGGCGGAAACCGTGTCGGACCAGACCGTTGCCAGCACCCGCTCAGCAGCGGTTGGGGTCTGCAACAGCAACGGCGGCAACGCCGGCAACTGGCCAGCGGTCGAAATGCGCCAGCCGGCACCGTCAGCGACCGCGTTAAACTGACTCATTGCCGGCAACTCACGCTGGCTGATGAACTGGTCGTTTTCGTCGATCAACATCCAGCGCCGATCGCCCTGCAAACCGCGCGGTTCAACCCGCGCCGATGCCAGCGCAATACCGGCGATGCCTTTGATCGGATAGATGTGCAGGGAACTGAGCGTTAGCATGAGCGTGACAGCGACCGAAACGAGGTCCGCGCAGCATGCCCGGAATCCGGCACACTGTCAGCCAGTCGTCGCCCGCGCTGGCGAGTTCGCTGGCCGCGCGTCGCGACCAATCGACCGACATTCGCACAGGAGTTCCGCATGGATATCGAAGCAAAAATCAGCGCCGCCAAAGGCGAACCGGGACAGTGGAATCCGCCGTTCTGCGGCGACATTGATCTGGAAATCCGCGCTGACGGCAGCTGGTGGTATCTCGGCACGCCCATTCAGCGACCGGAGCTGGTCAAACTGTTCGCCCGCGTGCTGCGCCGTGAAGGCGACAAATATTTTCTGGTGACGCCGGCCGAGAAGGTCGGCATCAAGGTGGCAGACGCTGCGTTCGTCATCACCGACGCTGACATTCTGGACCCGGCGCTGCCTAGTCAACGGGTGCGCTTGACCAGCAACATTGACGAGTCGTTCGAGCTCGACGCCAACCACCGTCTGGAAGTTCGCGGTGATGCCAGCAACCGCAAACCGTATGTCCATGTCCGCAACGATTTGTGGGCGCTGCTCAGTCGGTCGGCCTATTACCGGTTGGCGGCCGATGTCGAATCCTTGCCCGAACCGGACGATGGTTTTGGCATCCGCAGTAACGGTTTGTGGTTTCGCTTGCTGTAGTGGCTGCTGGCGGCAGTTGCGGCTGTTTTCCTTGTCGTTTGTTCTGGTTTTGGTTCCAGCTCAGGCTTTGGTTCCAGTTCTGATTTTGGCCAGCTGAGATCTTTGCCGGTACTGACAGCACGTTGCCAGCAGCCATCGCGATTCCGTTACCGCTGCAGGAATCGGCCCGGCACAATTGCGGCTCAGTGAATCATCGACCACGCAGCAACACGGAGACAAACTCATGCACCACAGCCGTCTGGCCGGTTTCATCATCGACTGCAAGGATATCGCGCCCGGCAAAGCGGCCGCATTCTGGAGCCCGGCGCTCGGCATGCCGGAGAAGAAATCCACCGCCAACGAAGATGCCGGCTACGCGCTGCTCGATACCGGCGCCTACGGTCTGCATATCGAAACCCAGCAAGTCGACCATGAAAGCCGTCTGCATCTGGATATCGAATCCGATGATGTCGAAGCAGAAGTGCAGCGACTGGAACAGCTCGGCGCAATCCGCGTCAAGAAAGTGCGCAACTGGTGGGTCATGCAGGCACCGACCGGCCATCGGTTCTGCGTGGTCTACACCGCTGACGTTGCCAAGCGACCGGGTGCCAATCGTTGGTCGTGATGGGATAGCCTTTAACGAAAAAAACGGCGCCTGTTGGCGCCGTTTTTTTTTGCTGCGATTCAACTGGCTAAGGTTTTCTCGATCCGCCGGTCCGGCACCAGCCACATCAGCGCCACCCCGGCGTAAATGGCCCCAGCCAACGCCTGACTGAAAAACGCCAGCACAATCGCGCTGGCATACAGCAGCGGCGAGATCTTGCCTTTAAAATCACGACCCAATGCTTTGTGTAGCACCGAATCACTACCATGGGCGCGAATGATGGTCAATTGCAAAATGAAATAGGCAATCGCCGCCATCAGCAACACGATGCCATAGAGCGCCGTCGGCAAGGCAGCAAAATGATTCTCACCCATCCAGCCGGTAACAAACGGCACCAGCGATAACCAGAACAGCAGATGCAGATTGGCCCAGAGCATCGAACCACTGACATGGTGCACGGTATGCAGCATATGGTGATGGTTGTTCCAGTAAATGCCGACGTAGATAAAGCTCAGCACATAACTGAGAAACACCGGCCACAGCGCCAGCAGGCCCGCCAAGCTGGCGTCATGCGGCACTTTCAGTTCCAGCACCATGATGGTGATGATGATCGCCAATACACCATCACTGAAGGCTTCGACTCGTGCTTTTCCCATCATGATGCGGCTGGACTCCCTCGCTGCGTGTCTGACAATTATTTCAGGAATTGACTGACCAGTTTGCTGATCTCGTCCTTGGCTTCACCGGACAGATTCTTCTGCAGAAATTCGAACGCGGTTTTGGCGAATGGCGCCAGCTGATCGGCGTCGATGCCGAGCGCCTGGAACTGGCTGGCAATTTTCGCCAGCGTGCCGAGATTGCCACCGAGCATGCCGCCCAACATGCCACCGAGACCACCGCCGCTGCTTGGCACGACTTTCATCCAGTCAGCCGCCTGCGGCAGCAGCTTGCCGATTTCGCCAAAGGTGGCAGGCGTCACCTGCTCTTTTGCCACCTTCAGCAGCGCACCGACGCCGCCCTGTGCTTGCTGGGCGTTGACGCCCAATTGGCTGACCAACAATTGCACCAGATCCATGTCGAGACTCCTTGTTTGCAGGAAATTTTTTAACAGGTTTGAAAAGCCGATCAATTACCGCTGGAGGTGTGATCGCGGGTCACTTTCCAGCCCTCGGCAAATTTCTCCAGCTCCAGCGTAAACAGGCCATGCGGCTGATCCGTGGCGCGGGTGAGTTGCCAGCGGCCAAAAACCAGCGCCGAGTGCTCGCCGAGCTGTTGCACTTCCAGCAATTCAAATTTGAGCTCGCCCATTTTCGCTTTGCTGTCATAGCGCTGACGATAGCGCGCTGCCGTTTCGGCATAGCCATAGGTGACCTCAGCGCCGGAGGCAAAGCGCAGCTTTGGGCTCTGCCAGTAACCGGACAGGTAACCGTCGATGTCGCCACGGTTCCAAGCCGCCTGCTGGTTCATCAGCACGGCCCGGATCGCCGCCTCTTCATCGCCGCGGGCGCTGTTACTGAACAGCAGCAACAGCGTCAGCAGCATGGCGATTGCAATTTTCATGTTTAGGTTTGCCCCAGTTTTGACTGTTGTTTTTCTTTGGGTTTGGCAGCGGTGACCGAGCCCCACTGCCGGTTCAAATGGCGATGTCACGCTCCAGCGGTTGATCCATGCAGATGAACGATTCGGTCGACTGCACTTCATCAATCGCCTGCAGTTTCTTGATCAGGAACTGGTGGTATTCCTCGATCGACGCGACGCAGACTTTCAGGATCAGCGAGTAATTGCCGGTGGTGTAGTAGGCCTCCAGCACTTCCGGAAATTTCTTCAACTGGGCCAACACTTTGTTCATCGCCTTGGCACTGGTCAGGTGCAGGCCAATCAGCACCGTCACGTCGAGGCCGAGCTTACGCCGGTCGACGCTGATTTTGCTGCCGGTGATGATACCGAGTTCACGCAGCCGGTTGACCCGCTGATGGACCGTGCCGCCGGAAACCTCGAGCTGGCGGGCAATTTCCAGATAGGGCTGCTTGGCGTCGGCCTGCAGCGCCCGCAGGATGGCCCGGTCCAGATTATCGATTCGGTAGTTTTCCATGGGCCAACCCCGGCTCCAATTGCCATTTATTCAGCCATGCGGCCATTTGCCATGGAAATTAGCAGAAATTTGGCGATTCATTAAATAAATGCTGAGCTATGCCGACCTAATTGATGCCAAATTGATAGTCGGAGCTCCAAAAATGTGTGGTTTGCTCGCCGATACCGGCTCCCCGCTCTCCCTGCCCGCCTTCCAGCAGGCGCTGGCCTTGCTGGCCCATCGCGGTCCGGATCAGACGACCGTCCTGCCCCTGGATGGCGGCATCAAGCTTGGCTTTGTCCGGCTGGCCATCATGGACACCAGCACCGCCGGTCAGCAGCCGTTTGTCTCGGCAGGCGGCCAGCAGTACGCGCTCTGCAACGGCGAGATCTACAACCATCGCCAACTGCGCCAGCAACTTCATGATCACGAATTCCAGTCCGGCTCCGATTGCGAAGTGCTGCTGCCGCTGTACCAGCGTCACGGCATCGAAGGCCTGCTGCGCAAACTCGACGGCGAGTTTGCCTTCGTCATTTACGACGCCACGCTCGGCCGGTTTTTCGCCGCCCGCGACCCGATCGGCATCCGGCCCCTGTTCTATGGTTTCGAAACGCAGAGCGGCCGCGCCCTGTTCGCCTCGGAAGCCAAAGCGCTGGAAGCGCATTGCAGCGAGGTCTATCCGTTCCCGCCCGGTCACTACTACGACGGTGAAAAGCTGGTGCGCTGGATCGATATCGCCGCGCCATCAACCGTCGTGATCGACGACGAAGCACTGGCGCTCGCCGGCATTCGCGATCGGCTGACCGAAGCGGTACACAAACGGCTTGATGCCGATGTCCCGGTCGGCTTCCTGTTGTCCGGTGGCCTCGACTCCAGCTTGGTCTGCGGCATCGCCGCGCGCTTGCTGACCAAGCCGCTGGTGACCTTCGCGGTCGGCCTGCGCGACAAACCGATCGACATGCCGTACGCGCGCCAAGTCGCCGACTATATCGGCAGCGATCACCATGAAGTCTATTTCGAGATGGACGATGCCATTGCCGGTTTGAGCGAACTCATTCGGCAACTGGAAACCTGGGACGTGACCACCGTGCGCGCCAGCATCGGCATGTACCTCGTCTGCCAGTACGTGAAGCGAAACACCAGCGTCAAAGTGCTGCTGACCGGCGAAGTCAGCGACGAGATGTTCGGCTACAAATACACCGACTTTGCGCCAAACCCGCTCGCTTTCCAGCAGGAAGCGCAAAAACGCCTGCGCGAGCTGTATGCCTACGACGTGCTGCGCGCCGACCGCAGCATCGCCGCGCACGGACTGGAAGCCCGGGTACCGTTTTCCGACACCGCTTTCGTGCAATGGGTTATGGCGATTGACCCGGAATTGAAGATGAATACCCGTGGCATGGGCAAGTGGCTGCTGCGGCAAGCATTCGCCGGCACTGGCTTGTTACCGGACGCGATTTTGTGGCGCGAAAAAGCCGCGTTTTCCGATGCGGTCGGTCATGGTTTGGTCGAGCAGCTGAAAGCCCATGCCGA contains:
- a CDS encoding MOSC domain-containing protein, with amino-acid sequence MLTLSSLHIYPIKGIAGIALASARVEPRGLQGDRRWMLIDENDQFISQRELPAMSQFNAVADGAGWRISTAGQLPALPPLLLQTPTAAERVLATVWSDTVSAIVAPEPVNAWFSRALAQPVRAVFMDAEARRPVDRDYGRASDEVSFADGFPLLIANTASLADLNARIGESLTMARFRPNLVLSGAEAWTEDGWQRLRIGDIEIDLVKPCARCQVTTLDPATGQMHGRQEPLRTLAKFRKDAGKVMFAVNAIARGSGPLQAGMPVTVLA
- the asnB gene encoding asparagine synthase B, translating into MCGLLADTGSPLSLPAFQQALALLAHRGPDQTTVLPLDGGIKLGFVRLAIMDTSTAGQQPFVSAGGQQYALCNGEIYNHRQLRQQLHDHEFQSGSDCEVLLPLYQRHGIEGLLRKLDGEFAFVIYDATLGRFFAARDPIGIRPLFYGFETQSGRALFASEAKALEAHCSEVYPFPPGHYYDGEKLVRWIDIAAPSTVVIDDEALALAGIRDRLTEAVHKRLDADVPVGFLLSGGLDSSLVCGIAARLLTKPLVTFAVGLRDKPIDMPYARQVADYIGSDHHEVYFEMDDAIAGLSELIRQLETWDVTTVRASIGMYLVCQYVKRNTSVKVLLTGEVSDEMFGYKYTDFAPNPLAFQQEAQKRLRELYAYDVLRADRSIAAHGLEARVPFSDTAFVQWVMAIDPELKMNTRGMGKWLLRQAFAGTGLLPDAILWREKAAFSDAVGHGLVEQLKAHAEKKYSDAEFCKRAKQFEHCPPLSKEALLYRELFESHYPDRASWIPDYWLPNKDWVNCNVTDPSARVLPNYGMSGV
- a CDS encoding tetratricopeptide repeat-containing diguanylate cyclase, which encodes MWRWLLIGSMVAVCQADQYPELEAELGRDPAAVLAAVEPLQAQAGQSPEQKAELHLLAAEAQAMLTRGREALNEADAGLALLPPAPGGQLLLTPLAIRLQLIRALAQDLLGQSAQALPAVNRLLDQLSADTPEQQQVLVEVLNARGSLLLSLTDLPGALADMQRAYALAQEDDARVSRGDIAALIANLYARQQDTENALRYYREAVNSFQRSHSDIKLSIAVYGIGTMYRDSKNWPEARRHFGWSLELSRKRGDRQGVAYAQQQLAHIAVETGQFDEAKNLLDAAQPLFEQAEDHAMVINSKVTRADLAGKLNHYDEAMRWLQDAELLAKKTDQDWKEPVIWERRAMLLAEQRLYEQAYEAYRTFHQLHEASFRGESDRQLQELRVRFDSERQEQQNELLRQQNALQEAALQQQRQRLWLYVAVALLSLLSTLFLLYSIYKGRQVRRKLDELAHTDELTGLPNRRSVMQEAQLEIDRSRRYRLPLCLAAIDLDQFKSINDRFGHAAGDEVLKHFARLCQQSLRQTDLIGRVGGEEFILMLPHTSLTIARQILERLREDFKLSAIPALTNKHQPSISIGVTVLSEADEGLAELMRRADEALYCAKQNGRDQVVVREHPQAPAVGSQAGEGFQQYEKY
- a CDS encoding YybH family protein, whose protein sequence is MKIAIAMLLTLLLLFSNSARGDEEAAIRAVLMNQQAAWNRGDIDGYLSGYWQSPKLRFASGAEVTYGYAETAARYRQRYDSKAKMGELKFELLEVQQLGEHSALVFGRWQLTRATDQPHGLFTLELEKFAEGWKVTRDHTSSGN
- the tusA gene encoding sulfurtransferase TusA; this translates as MTTDLANAPLPDGFRQHDHLYDALGLRCPEPVMMLRLKMRQLGAGETLLVVADDPATTRDIPKFCAFMEHRLLRSRTAELPYLYLLAKGLG
- the hemW gene encoding radical SAM family heme chaperone HemW, with the translated sequence MFQQFSNPLPLSLYVHIPWCVRKCPYCDFNSHESKAEIPEAQYIDALLRDLEQDLPRVWGRRISSIFFGGGTPSLFSPEAIDRLLSGVRSYLPFMGDIEITMEANPGTAEARKFKGFRDAGINRLSIGVQSFQPQQLERLGRIHGELEARRAAEWAIEAGFDNFNLDLMHGLPGQTVADALRDLETAIALKPTHLSWYQLTIEPNTRFAFDPPALPDDEVLSDIQDAGHALLQASGYPRYEVSAYAPPARRALHNLNYWQFGDYLGIGAGAHGKITDLQHQRAYRLHKKKHPKDYLAAGSDFIAGETTITADDMPFEFMMNALRLVDGLPAEFYGARTGLRLDALSKVLQRGRDDGLLQADSERLAPTDTGLRYLNSVLQRFMADELARHGDRKIIPIVSG
- a CDS encoding Lrp/AsnC ligand binding domain-containing protein; the encoded protein is MENYRIDNLDRAILRALQADAKQPYLEIARQLEVSGGTVHQRVNRLRELGIITGSKISVDRRKLGLDVTVLIGLHLTSAKAMNKVLAQLKKFPEVLEAYYTTGNYSLILKVCVASIEEYHQFLIKKLQAIDEVQSTESFICMDQPLERDIAI
- a CDS encoding TMEM175 family protein codes for the protein MMGKARVEAFSDGVLAIIITIMVLELKVPHDASLAGLLALWPVFLSYVLSFIYVGIYWNNHHHMLHTVHHVSGSMLWANLHLLFWLSLVPFVTGWMGENHFAALPTALYGIVLLMAAIAYFILQLTIIRAHGSDSVLHKALGRDFKGKISPLLYASAIVLAFFSQALAGAIYAGVALMWLVPDRRIEKTLAS
- a CDS encoding DUF1285 domain-containing protein; the protein is MDIEAKISAAKGEPGQWNPPFCGDIDLEIRADGSWWYLGTPIQRPELVKLFARVLRREGDKYFLVTPAEKVGIKVADAAFVITDADILDPALPSQRVRLTSNIDESFELDANHRLEVRGDASNRKPYVHVRNDLWALLSRSAYYRLAADVESLPEPDDGFGIRSNGLWFRLL
- a CDS encoding DUF2780 domain-containing protein — translated: MDLVQLLVSQLGVNAQQAQGGVGALLKVAKEQVTPATFGEIGKLLPQAADWMKVVPSSGGGLGGMLGGMLGGNLGTLAKIASQFQALGIDADQLAPFAKTAFEFLQKNLSGEAKDEISKLVSQFLK
- a CDS encoding VOC family protein, translating into MHHSRLAGFIIDCKDIAPGKAAAFWSPALGMPEKKSTANEDAGYALLDTGAYGLHIETQQVDHESRLHLDIESDDVEAEVQRLEQLGAIRVKKVRNWWVMQAPTGHRFCVVYTADVAKRPGANRWS